One Acipenser ruthenus unplaced genomic scaffold, fAciRut3.2 maternal haplotype, whole genome shotgun sequence genomic window, TAACATGCAAACACGCTtgcagaagttttatttttctctcaTTTCTTGTCATTTCCTTTTCTAGGCTGGCGTGTATCATTTCTATGATTTCTATAATTCGTATCACTCGTATCCTGTAACAGTTTTACCTCAGAGTTCTGAACGAGTCGCTTTGAAGTTACAGattaaaataacctttttattaACCCAGCGCTCAGAACCGAGCTGTAATATTTCAGCAAGCAGCCCCTCTGCTCTTAAAGCAGCTGCATCTCAACTCTGTGCTGCATATCCAGCAGCTTGGCCGGGTCCATAGTTTCAAATAAACTCTGCTGCCTTGTGGAGGAAAATGATGGAATTCTGATCAAATATATTTCACTGAATATGAAGTGCCTTTCAGTCTACAACAGACAGTGATTACATCAGCTGAAGCCTAACAGTTGAACCCCCAAGCTTCTGGACAATATTACCCCCCCACCCAAGGCCCTCTGATAAGACTGGCTCTGTTTTGAACTTATCTTGTGCTACTGGCCATCCCATTGTTCTACTGAACTTTCTGGTAACACAGACACGTGTCACACCCTACTTTCCAGCTTGTACAAACTGTAGAAATATCAACTATAAACCCACTTGCGTTAACAGTCTCTTGTAGACTCTTCCCTTGTATAGATTGATTAAAATATCTGGATAATCAACCTGAATCCTGAGTCTCATTGGATAGAGGAGAGTAAATCCATTCCAGCCTCATTCCTGGTCTCAGGGGAAACGCAGCCTCTGATGTGGAATTGCTCTGTCGCTCCTGTTCAGGTGGAGTGGTTACAGATTCACAGACGAGTCGCAGACTATTGGAAACCGTGCCGAAAAACATACGAACAGCACGGAGAGGATTCGACTGTGCCGTCTTTCTCTGCAGCTAATCATTAACCCTTCGCTTGCTTGCATCGGAACAGATTGCTTTAAAAAAGCACTCTGATCTCTGAAGCATTTCATCAGAACTCCGCTGCTGTGGGGATTTTAAACAGAGTCTTCTTCTGATCATATGAGGATGTAACAAAGTCAAATCCACTCAGCTCCAGGTGCCGGTAGTGTTCTAATGAGCTGCACGTtcacttttcatttttatttagaaTACAGACGAGCTGCCGAGGAGATGCAGTGAGGCGACGCACCCCGAAGCGGAAAGGTTCTGCCCCGTGGATTCGTTGCTGCCGGATTGGACGCGCTGTGTGAAGGAGGCTCAGCTGGAGAGACTGCAGCTGCACAGGGCGCTTCCCTTTTAATGAGCTGCCCTTTCACTGGCCTCTGTTTAATTGATTCGTTATTTTTCTGAAGCTCGCCGCGCCTGCCTGGTTgatttcatttctttcttttttttttatttagttgaatttttttatttttattattaatgtctGCTGCGGAAGTCAGGATCACTTTTTGTCAACTTTTCCAAAGCTGCTAAAACTTCAAAACAGTCTGAGCTACATCTGATACTTCACTTTTAAGCCCCCCTGTGTTGCCCCTCTCCCCCCTGTGTTGCCCCTCTCCCCCCTGGTTTGCCCCTCTCCCCCTGTGTTGCCCCTCTCCCCCTGGTTTGCCCCTCTCCCCCTGTGTTGCCCCTCTCCCCCTGTGTTGCCCCTCTCCCCCCTGTGTTGCCCCTCTCCCCCTGTGTTGCCCCTCTCCCCCTGGTTTAACCCTCTCCCCCCTGTGTTGCCCCTCTCTCCCTGTGTTGCCCCTCTCCCCCCTGGTTTGCCCCTCTCCCCCCTGTGTTGCCCCTCTCCCCCCTGGTTTGCCCCTCTCCCCCTGGTTTGCCCCTCTCCCCCCTGGTTTGCCCCTCTCCCCCCTGGTTTGCCCCTCTCCCCCTGTGTTGCCCCTCTCTCCCGGGTGTGTAATGGGTTTCGCGGAGGTGTTGGAGCAGGTGGGCAGTCTGGGGCGTTTCCAGTTCCTCCATGTTCTGCTCCTCTCGCTGCCCATCTTCATGATGGCGAGTCACAACCTGCTGCAGAACTTTGTGGCCTTGGTGCCCCCCCACCACTGCcgtgcccccccgcccccctccccctcccccgcccccgcccccctcGACCTGCTCCCTGCCCTCCTGCCCTTCGACCCCCAGGGCCGGCCCGAGCGCTGCCGCAGGTACGCCCAGCCGCAGTGGCACCTCCTGGACTGGAACCAGAGCCAGAGCCTCCAGTACTGGACCGGAGCCGGGGCCTCACCTCAGAACCAGAGCCTCCAGTACTGGACCGGAGCAGGGGCCTCACCTCAGAATGAGTCCCAGGCGGAGCTGCAGGGCTGTGGGGACGGCTGGGAGTACCAGAACTCTGAAAGGAGCTCCACTGTCATCTCTGAggtacacacagacacaaagacacacagagacacatggacacacagagacacacaggggtacagagagacacacagagacacatggacacacagaggtacagagacacacagagacacatggacacacagagacacatggacacacagaggtacagagagacacacagaggtacagagacacacagaggtagacacacactgacacagagagatTCCTATGTTAATATGTACATTTAGACTTATTTTGAAATATATCCTTGTTTTATCTTGGAAATAAATGTGTACCTGCAAACCGTGGCTGGAGTTTCTATCCTGATTTAGACCAGCTGGCTGACCTCGCCCCTgcttctctccccccccctctccgcAGTGGGACCTGGTGTGTGAACACCGCTCTCTGAAGCAGATGGGTCAGACTATTTACATGGGCGGAGTGCTGGTGGGGTCCACAGTCTTCGGGGGTCTGTCTGACAGGTAGGGAAACAAGGAGATGCACCTTGACATATAGCacacctctccccctcctcttccctcctccctcctctctcctcccctctcctcattcctctcctccccctcctcctgtttcctccctcctctctcctctctcctatctcctccccctcctcctgtttcctccctcctctctcctctctcccctctcctctctctcttctctcctccccctcctcctctctcctctctctctctctctctccaggtttGGTCGCAGAGTCCTGCTGCTCTGGTCTCACTTGCAGATGGCTGTTGCCGGTACCTGCGCTgccttctctccctccttcccctgGTTCTGCTTCTTCAGGTTCCTCACTGGGATGGCTCTGTCTGGGATCATCCTCAACTCCTTCTCCCTGAGTGAGTAGCAGagtctgctgtctgtctgtctgtctatctctgtctgtctgtctgtctgtctgtctctctctctgtatgtctgtctctgtATGTCTCTCTCTATATTTTTGATGTCTATTAAAATATAATTcagacatatatttaaaaatgctaaatacattttaaaataattaccagcaattttaaaacagattttataaaaatatttacaaattaaactgacactcctctctcctctctcttctctctcctctctctcctctctcctctctctctcctctcctctctcctctctctcctctctcctctctcctctctcctctctctcccctctctcctctcctctctctcctctcctctcctctctctcctctctctcctctcctctctccctcctcagtcGTGGAATGGATTCCCACTCGCGTGCGCACAATTGTTGGCACGGGAACGGGGTACTGCTACACGCTGGGTCAGCTGATCCTGGCTGGCCTGGCATACTGGATCCGAGACTGGCGCTGGCTCACCCTGGCCGTGTCGCTGCCTTTCTACCTCTCCTTCCTGTACAGCTGGTGAGGCTCTCAGTCAAACACCCTGCACTCAACCAGCCTGCACTCAAACATCCTGCACTCAAACATCCTGCACTCAACCAGCCTGCACTCAACCAGCCTGCACTCAACCAGCCTGCACTCAAACATCCTGCACTCAACCAGCCTGCACTCAAACATCCTGCACTCAACCAGCCTGCACTCAAACATCCTGCACTCAACCACCCTGCACTAAACCACCCTGCACTCAAACATCCTGCACTCAACCACCCTGCACTAAACCACCCTGCACTCAACCAGCCTGCACTCAAACATCCTGCACTCAACCAGCCTGCACTCAACCAGCCTGCACTAAACCACCCTGCACTAAACCAGCCTGCACTCAAACATCCTGCACTCAACCAGCCTGCACTCAACCAGCCTGCACTCAAACATCCTGCACTCAAACATCCTGCACTAAACCACCCTGCACTCAAACATCCTGCACTCAACCACCCTGCACTAAACCACCCTGCACTCAACCAGCCTGCACTCAAACATCCTGCACTCAACCAGCCTGCACTCAACCAGCCTGCACTCAAACATCCTGCACTCAAACAGCCTGCACTCAAACATCCTGCACTCAAACATCCTGCACTCAACCAGCCTGCACTCAACTATCCTGCACTCAAACATCCTGCACTCAAACATCCTGCACTCAACCACCATGCACTCAACCAGCCTGCACTCAACCAGCCTGCACTCAAACATCCTGCACTCAACCACCCTGCACTCAACCATCCTGCACTCAAACATCCTGCACTCAACCACCCTGCAGTCAACCAGCCTGCACTCAACCAGCCTGCACTCAACCACCCTGCActcagctgtatatatatacagacagacatacagatagatagatggatagatagatagagagatagatagatagatagatagatagatatagatagatagatagatagatagagagatagatatatagatagatagatagatagatagatagacagatagatagatagatagatagatagatagatagatagatagatagatagtgtaaTTAACCCCTGGTGTGCTGGCAGGTGGTTTCCGGAGTCTGCTCGCTGGCTGGTGCTCAATGGCAAGACTGACTCAGCTGTCAATCAGTTGCAGAGAGTGGCGCGGATCAACGGGAGGGCAGAGGagggaaaaaaaatcaacacagagGTGCGgccgtccgtgtgtgtgtgtctgtgtgtgtgtgtgtgtctgtgtgtgtgtgtgtgtgtgtgtgtgtgcgtgcgtccgtccgtccgtgtgtgtgtgtgtgtgtgtgtgtgtctgtgtgtgtgtgtgtgtgtgtgtgtgtccgtccgtgtctgtgtgtgtgcgtccgtccgtgtgtgtgtgtctttgtgtgtgtgtgtgtgtgcgtctgtccgtgtctgtctgtctgtctgtctgtttgtctgtctgcctgcctgcctgtctatctatctatctatctatctatctatctatctatctatctaattctCTCATTGTTTAAGTGTGGGACCTCATATCATGATAACCCCCCCTCCCTCTCAGACGCTCAGGTGCTCCATGCAGAAGGAGATTTCCTCTCTCAAGTCTTCCTACAGCCCTCTGGACCTGGTGAGAACCCCGGCTCTGAGGAGGATCACCTGCTGCCTCATCTTCGTGTGGTAAGGAGCCCCCCCCAAACTCCCCCTCCCCcaaacaaccccccctccccttccGAACTACCCCTACCCCTCCATGAAACTACCCCTCCCCTTGACTATCCCTTCCTTCCCCCAAACAACCCCCTCCCCCAAACTCCCCCTCCCCAACTACCCCTCCACTAAACTACCCCTCCCCCAgactcccccccctcccctcctccaaaCGACCCCTCCCCAGCTGCCCCCTCTACAGTAAGACCTGCTCCCCACCCAGGTTCTCCACGAGTTTTGCGTACTACGGGCTCTCGATGGACCTGCAGAAGTTCGGGGTCGATATTTACATGATCCAGGTGATCTTCGGCGCCGTTGACATTCCCGCCAAATTGGTCTCCAACATGGTCATGAGCCTGGCCGGCCGGAGAGTGACCCAGAGCGGCTCGCTCATCCTGTCCGGAGTGACCATACTGACCAACATCTTCATCCCGCACGgtgagggagaggcagagagagtgAGGCCCACACTGGAGATGGGGGAGGCAGAGTGTGAGGGGAGTGTGCGGTGTGGGGGTGGGAGAGGCAGAGTGTGAGGGGAGTGTGcggggagtgggagtgggagtgaaGGACTGTCTAACTGACTCATTTCTGTTCAGATTTTCAGAAAGTGCGCACGGCTGTGGCTGTGTTTGGAAAGGGCTGCCTGGCGTCTTCATTCATGTGCTGCTACCTCTACTCAGGAGAGCTGTACCCCACCCTGATCAGGTAAGAACCAggactcctcccctcccctctcccccctctcccctctgccCTCTCCTGGCTcaacccctctcccctctcccctctcatctccccctctcactgccccctctccctcctctcccctctcatctcccCCTCTCACTGTCCCCCCTCTCCTGGCtcatcccctctcccctctccccccctctctcccccctctcccctctctcatctcCCCCTCTCTCGCACACAGACAGAATGGAATGGGTCTGGTCTCCACGATGGCTCGTCTGGGTGCGATGGTGGCCCCCCTCGTCCTGTTGACGGGTGAATTTGTCTCTTTCCTCCCCATGCTGATCTATGGGGGAGCCCCCATGATTTCGGGGGTCATCGCTGTGTTCCTGCCTGAAACACTCAACGTCCCGCTGCCGGACACCATCGAGGAGGTGGAGCTGAGGTGAGGGTGTGTGTGAAACTAGAGCCAGCTTGAGCCAGCCTGGTTGCCGCGGGAAGGCAGGTTCATAGCCTTGTAAGCAGAGTAATGACTGAATCCCCGCTTGCAGGGTCTGTGGGCCGAGCGCAGCGGAGGAGCCACCCAAGACGGAGGAGGCGTCTCTCGGGGAGGTGAACCACTCGCTGCTGAAAGAGACCCTCTGAATACTGCACAGCCTCCCAGCTCAACACAGCttcatacacaaatacacaaccCAGATACACAGCATCacaacacacagatacacaaatacacaacCCAGATACACAGcctcacaacacaacacacagatacacaacacagaaatacacagcttcatacacaaatacacaaccCAGATACACAGCATCacaacacacagatacacagcctcacaacacaacacacagatacacaacaCAGAAATACACAGCCTCCCAGCTCAAACAGCtttatacacaaatacacaacacagatacacagcctcacaacacaacacacaaatacacaacacagatacacagcatcacaacacaacacacaaatacacaacacagatacacagcctcacaacacaacacacagatacacaacaCAGAAATACAGAGCCTCCCAGCTCAACACAGCtttatacacaaatacacaacacaTACCAGCACATTCCACCCTCTGAATACTGCACAGcctcacaacacaacacacacagcttCACGGCACAGTCCACACAGAGCCCCGCTCAGCAGCTGCACAGCCTCacagttttattcacagcacacTCCACACGCTGTCTTACAGCATGAAAAAAAGACCTGCCTGCATCGCAGACACGCTGGCACCTTTATATGTGAGACACGCATTACAGAAGAAACTGCAGTACCTCAGTCACTTGATGGATTGATTACCCAGCTGTTAGCCCATACTGATAGTAAATTGTACAAGCCCAATCTTATACTGTACAAGGGCCTTTCTCAATTCAGCGCTCTCagtattgcattgtgttttttttatgagtAAGACAGATAAGGAAATAAAGAGTGAGCTGGTGTGTCTTCATGATCTTTTATAAAACAACTGATTtctgctttgtaaaataaaatctttTAGATCAGGATAAATGCTTACATGTGCCCATTTGaaattaaaatcaatttcctgaaactgtattattattattattattattattattattattattattattattattattattattaatattaatattaatattaatattaatattaatggaAAGTGCTCTTGCTTGGCCTCGTGTGGTCGATTGGCAGCGCAGTGCCagcgtggtaaagcacagggacttCCTTGCCTATAACCGCGGTGAAGACGGTTCGTTCTATCGGAGTTTGTTACACATGAGCACTGGTGCAATGAGCCAGATCCTCCGTTAAAAACCTTCTCAAGGGCAGAAGGGTTAAATGCGTTCTCTACACCAGCACTTCCCAGCCCCGGGGACTCCCTGCTGtgtctcctggttttcattcAGCCTATCAGTTCTCAATGAAGGGTCTGGTTCCACAATCCCCACTTCATACTGTACCAGCTCACCTGTACTCGCTACTTCTGCACTTGCAATGGGGTGCGGAGCTCCGAAGACTACCGTCTCAAGTTCATTGTAACTGTCCTAAGCAGTGTGACTATGGCGCCCCCTTGAGGCCAAAGAGCTTTATGCATATTGAATCCACAGCTAAAGTGAAACGAGTTCTGGTTGTTACGAAGCAGTATTCCTGTTCTTTTTGGCCAGGTGCAGATTTGTGTAAGATTCATCACAGAGTGGAGGGCACGATCACTCCCTCGTGTGATATTTAAAAATACTTATTCCAAAACATGAAagaaaatgacattaaaatgcaGAAACCCAGACTGAGAGAACAAGCTTGCAATGACTGATTCCTCATCCCTCTTTCCTGCTCTCCCCCTCATCCACCATCCCTGCTctttcccctcctctccctctccctcccctgcagaCAGGACTGAAAGCACAGAGCAGGCGTGTAAGATGAAACCccctttaataaaacatgaaaggtAGTGTAacaaagcagagagagagagagagagagagacttcttACAATTTACAAACACACAACTCTGTACAATGCtacgagattttttttttttcttttttttttgtacacagatttataatatttttttttttattgaattatttactTGAATCCGTTACTGTGGGTCTGTTTTGTGCACAGCGCTGCTGTTATTTATAGAGAATGTCGTAGTGTCCCGGTctgtacaataaataaacacgcgGCTCGCTGCCCTCGGGGAAGACGTGGTGATTGACCGAGCTGCCCTCCCCCCGGTCCATATACTCCACCAGGATGGACACGTTGAGGGCCTGGGCCAGGGCAATGATGTGGATGTGATCGCTCTCCTTTGACATGGGCTCCACCTCCTGCAGCgcgcgagagacagagagagagaacaatcCCATTTCAACTGCATTGATATACCACAggatctcaaagcacttcacacaccAGTTAAAACAGAGAGATGtcgttgagagagagagagagagagagagagagagagagagagagagagagagagagagagagagacagagagacagagagacagagagacagagagagagaacaatcCCATTTCAACTGCACTGATATACCACAggatctcaaagcacttcacacaccAGTTAAAACAGAGAGATGtcgttgagagagagagagagagagagagagagagagagagagagagagagagagagacagagagacagagagacagagagacagagagagagaacaatcCCATTTCAACTGCACTGATATACCACAggatctcaaagcacttcacacaccAGTTAAAACAGAGAGATGtcgttgagagagagagagagagagagagagagagagacagagagagagaacaatcCCATTTCAACTGCACTGATATACCACAggatctcaaagcacttcacacaccAGTTAAAACAGAGAGATGtcgttgagagagagagagagagacagagagagagagagagagagagagagagagagagagagagagagacagagagagagagacagagagagacagagagagagagagagagagagagagcccctcACCTGCTGGCAGAACTCTTTGACGGA contains:
- the LOC117398695 gene encoding solute carrier family 22 member 6 — its product is MGFAEVLEQVGSLGRFQFLHVLLLSLPIFMMASHNLLQNFVALVPPHHCRAPPPPSPSPAPAPLDLLPALLPFDPQGRPERCRRYAQPQWHLLDWNQSQSLQYWTGAGASPQNQSLQYWTGAGASPQNESQAELQGCGDGWEYQNSERSSTVISEWDLVCEHRSLKQMGQTIYMGGVLVGSTVFGGLSDRFGRRVLLLWSHLQMAVAGTCAAFSPSFPWFCFFRFLTGMALSGIILNSFSLIVEWIPTRVRTIVGTGTGYCYTLGQLILAGLAYWIRDWRWLTLAVSLPFYLSFLYSWWFPESARWLVLNGKTDSAVNQLQRVARINGRAEEGKKINTETLRCSMQKEISSLKSSYSPLDLVRTPALRRITCCLIFVWFSTSFAYYGLSMDLQKFGVDIYMIQVIFGAVDIPAKLVSNMVMSLAGRRVTQSGSLILSGVTILTNIFIPHDFQKVRTAVAVFGKGCLASSFMCCYLYSGELYPTLIRQNGMGLVSTMARLGAMVAPLVLLTGEFVSFLPMLIYGGAPMISGVIAVFLPETLNVPLPDTIEEVELRVCGPSAAEEPPKTEEASLGEVNHSLLKETL